TGGTCACCAGAATGTCGTAGCTGATTACAGGCGCGATTTCCTACTACCAGAGGCTGTTGAGACTAGTGTAGTAGAAGGCATAACCGGTTACGAATCCTGTAACTGGTTACGACAGTGAAAATGCTGAAAATGTGGTTAATGTAGATACTGAACAACAACCTATCGAAACCGAAATCGGGGAACACATTAGATTACCAAATCAATGATGATGGCGATTTCGTTCAATTTGCATTAAGTGATCCAAAGTGGGTGTGTGTGATGAAAGATGAACCGAAATTGATCGATAAAAACTATACTTGGTAATTGGTTGATCTACAAGAATGAAAGAAGTAAATCAGTGTGAGATGGGTCTATAAAGTGAAGGCAAATCCCAAAGGTGAAATTGTCAAACATAAGGCTCGACTAGTTGCGAAGGGATTTTTGTAAAAAGAATGTATAATTATTGGCATTGTGAATTCTAAAAATTGGTCGATATATCAAATGAAGGTGAAATTCGTGTTTTTGAATGGTCCACTTGAAGAGGAAGTATATGTAGAGCACCTCCTAGTTTTGTTGTGATAAATCAACGGGGAAGGGtctacaaattgaataaagcgctttatggtttgaaacaagatCCAAGACCTTGGAACAAACTCATAGATGGTTTCCTAGTCGACATTGGTTTCAAGAAATGTGTTTCCGAACATGGTGTCTATGTAAAGACGGATGCGAGCAAAGATGTGATAATACTTTGCTTGTATGTGGATGACTTGTTAATCACGGGCAGCAATGAGTTTAGTATTTCTAAGTTCAAGAGTGAACTTATGGAAGAGTTTAAAATGAGTGACCTCGGGATTATGACTTACTTTCTTAGCATAGAGTTCCACAAGTCAAAATTGTGATTGCTCATGCACCAAAGAAATTATGCACTTGAGATATTGAAGAGGTGTGATATGGAGCATTATAATGCTGCCAATACACCAGCTGAAGCAAGGTTGCAGCTGTCCAAAAGTGATGATGAGCAGAATGTGGATCCAACACAATATAgaagattgattggatcattATGTTACTTGTGCAATACGTGGCCAAATTTGGCGTTTAGTTTAGGTATTGCTAGTAGATTCATGGAGTGACCGAAGGTGTCTCATTTGGCAATAATTAAGAGGATCCTACGATACATCAAATGTATTCTTGGCTGCAGAATTCTCTTTCGCGTAGAAGACACGGGCAAAAATACGATTTACTCAGTCATACCGATTTCAATTTGTGCGAAGATAAAGATGATCGAAAGCCAATGGCTAGTTATGTATTTCTGTTTGGAGGAGCACCAATCTCTTGGTGTTCTAAAAAGGAACTAGTGGTTGCACTCTCTTCTTGCGATGCCGATTATATCGCTATGTTGTTATGTGCGTCCCAAGTTGTATGGCTTATGAATCTATTGAGAGAGCAGGGCAACAATGTTGGAGAGGTTGTCACACTCTTGGTTGATAACGTTTCAAACCTTGCTAAGAATCCCATTGCACATGGGAGGAGCAATTATATTGAGATGAGGTTTTATTACTTGAGGGATCTGGTGTGTGAAGGCAAGCTGAGATTGAGATACAATCGAAGCGAAGAACAAGTTGCAGATTTGTTGATGATATGGGTCACAaatgttttgttcaagaagtTGGTGATGAGCTTGGGCATGAAGAACTTGGAGCATTTAAATTAGGGTGGTGTATTGGATGTACATAATAATTCAAACACATTGTATAAGCTTCTGGATGCAAACTGGTGCAAATAACTTATCTAATAAGCACTTCTGGAAGCTGGAATTCGGTTTTGTCGAGGCCGTAACCAGTTACAGGAaatggcgtaaccggttacaacagGCGTTTTCAGCTCCTGGGTTTCTTTTGAgtaggtgtaaccggttacagcatttGGCTTAACCGGTTACGAGCCCGAGTTTGGGCTGTTTAGCTTATTTTTTAAGTTGTTGTGTGTTCCACTTATTTTTGATAGCTTGTATAAATATCCCTCTATTGTAACATTTGTTGTTAATGTCAATTTTACATCTCatctcaattactctctctcatTCTCTATTATTTTCtcacatcatcttcttcaattacCATTCTTTCTCGATTGATTCACCAAAATACTTTGTGTATGTTCCAACAATTCTGACATCCAAGAGGAGTTTTTCAACCTCAAACAAAGATATCAAAAATTAAGTGTACATACAACCTTCTTTCTACCGTAAAGTCCTACCATGAAATCAATTATGTGACATGCTTCCTCGAGGTTCTCAACAAGCAATATGCTTCATTCGGGTCCTAAATCATGCTCTTCACTCCTCTTTCTCACATCAGTAAGGTATTTTTGTTGCTAATCCAATAAGAGCGTTAACTCATTACTCCCCTCGACTAAGAAATTCTCTGAAACATGGATACTTCTAAAATGGTGAAGTACCGATACCGGGTACACACTTGTACCGAGTACACGTACCGTACTCGTGGTGCTTATTTTTTCTCATTATTCAATTTTAAGTCAAATTTGTGGCTTTATCAAATATCAATATAATATACTCATGTATTTTAATTCCTTTGTTATTATatcttaataatatttattatcttttaaaatttttatagtgatattttgttataaacttaaCAACTTAATTCTTTACTCATACATTTTataaaaaacttttattttttattaacataCCCGAACGTAccttgattttttcaaaaatgtATAGTCCGTCCAGTACCAACACCCGCACGGATACAGTACCCGTATCTATGCATCATATTAGAAAATTCATCGCCAGCCTCTTAAAACCCTACAACTGTTTTCAGCATGATGACTCCAATAACAAGGGTAATCAATTCGTTCGTGGTCAAGGTCTCAAATTGTGTAGCTACTGCAACAAGCTGAGACATACTTTCGAAGTGTGTTTTAAAAAGCACGGTTTACTGCCCAACTTCCAAAAACCAAACATCAAAAACGCCACCACCATTGATGATGCATCTTCCAGTGTTTAAATAGAAGATTCTTAAGAAACTCCACCAAATGAAGGAATTTCTACATTCACAACTGATCAACATAAAGATCTTCTTGCCCTAATTAAACATTCTTCTCCTACCCAGTCTTCTCTACCAAATGAATAACAATTCTTACTTAACATATGTTCTATACGTCCCTAATTTTTTCGCCAATCTCATCCATTGTTCCTACACTTAATGTTTTCTTAAACAGCAATGTCTAGTTTACTTCAACTCATTGCACTATATAGGAAACCATACCCCGGAAACGATTGGTGCAATTAATCTTCACCAAGGTTTGTGTTTCCTTAGCCTATCTCGCCACACTACCATACCATTCACACGCAAGGTTGTCAAAATCGGGATCTTGCATAAGATCGAAAGGGGATAGTAAGTTCGTAACTAAGATTGAAAGATTCTactcaattatttttgtaaatcgAGATTGGGTAATAACATCGTAAAACAAAAGATTGCAACAAAAATCGTAAGATActactaaaatataaaataatactacATATTTGAAGTATTTCTACATGATATTTTCCTAGGGAAGTGTATTAGTGGGAAAATGGATGCCGCTGAACCATAATTGTTGCGTCTCTGTATTTTGTCATCCTTATCGGCATCTAATGGCAGTGGCCGGAAAATGGCTAATCGTGGCTGGAATAGGCCAAGATCGCACATAATCAATGTTTTagcattttttttacaatttgacTACAACACACGATTCTATTTAAGAGTTGGGAGTGAGTGAGATCGTAAAATCGTAAGATTTTAAGATTTAAATCGAGATTTTGATAACCATGTTCATACCACTAGTTCTAACAATAATTCTAGAACTACCAATATCAATAACTGTAATTTATGGTGTTATCACGTTGGACATCCTATATGATATATCTTGTGAttcttatttttatatcaaaCAAAAGTGCTTACCTTTTTTCTGTCAATCATTCTCATTCCAATAAATGTTTTGACATTATCCACATGGATATCTAGACTCCCTACTCAACTCCATCCATGTTAGGTTCCAAGTATTTTCTAATTGTGATTGATGATTATAGTAGATTCTTTAGGTCTACCTTAAAGAAATTTAAATCTGAAACTGTTAATCTTGTTAAATCTTTCATTGCgctaattaaaactcaatttcctATCACTGTCAAAACAATCAAGTCTTATAATGGCACTGAATTTTTCTTAAAAGATTTGTTTTCATGTGACACCTAAATAAACCAACTCTTCTTACATTGACCATCACAGAAAGTATAGAAAATTTGTTAATTGTGTGTATCCAACTGTAAAAGGTGTTGTACATGTTGTAGTCAATTTGATGTATAGCTTGGAGCAAAAATGATCATTCTAATGAGTCAAATGCTTTCTTGATGTAAACTTTCAATGCCATATATTTACCCTCAAAGACATTTTTGTCCAATTGATTAATGGCTTCATGTGCCACCGTTATGTAATTTTATTATTGTCTGCTCTTTATGAAATCTCTTTCATTGTTGCAAATAATTTTAGGGGCAAGATGGTTAGTCTATCTGCTATAATCTTAGTGATTGTTTTTAATTGGAAATTTGTCAGGGAAATTGGCCTGAAATTTTTTCAATTTATCCACcccttttactttttttttttgttgatttcaaTCCAATAAACTTATATGACTGCAGTGAACTTATTCAATACAAGAATACAACATTTAAGTTCTCTTTTGAAAGTGTCATAATTCTGTAACAACTAGATAAAAAAAACTAAGCTTTTAGCAGCTTCATAGGGTTTTCTTGCAGTCCAAGGAATTTACAATGCATTCTGAGTCAGCTACATTAGCCGCATAACTCTAATTTCTCCTCTTTCCTCCTCCATTCATCTCATCATCATTATTCTCTCTCCCTCTCTTGCATCCTTCACAAGTTTCCCAATTTCTTTTCTCATCATTTCTTGCTTGATGCTTGCCATCCAAGTCACCACCATATTGCTCCTTCGGAATCCACCTTCGAGAATTATCATCTTTGATCCCCCATCCCCATCCAGCAAGGTGTGGTTCAAATGACTTTATTACTTTTTTACCCTCCCATGCACTAGGTCCGGGTCCCCGTCCCGAACCAGAAGACTGATTTAAGAGGAAAGAATTTCCGAGAATCTCATTCTCCTTACGCTTTTCCTTCATGTTCCGGCGGGCCTCTTCTACTCTATCCAATTCTAGATAGAGTTCAGGATCGACACTTGCGTCCCAATCTACATCATCGATGTGCATGTCGGGATCAGGCAACGGAATATCGCTGGGAAAGCCGTTGATCTCAGCCCAAAACCTGTGTTTTGCATTATCAAACGCCTCTTTGACAGCAGAATCTTCCCAGTTTGCGACATTGGAATAGATAAACATATTATTCTTGCCTTCTATTAGCTTTTCCCATGGAACTGAACCAACGGAAGCacaaaacttcttttcccatgcAGGAACTGTTGAAAACCCATTATCTGTGAaccaaaagaaataaatataatcaaaagaaagaacaaaaccAAACCAAAGAAAGTGGAAACGAAAAGACACTTACCAGAAGACGGTTTTCCGTTATAAGATGAGGCCATTTCAATTAGACAACAAAGACAGAATAAGTTCTCCGaggtttcttgtttcttctaaaACATATATCCTTAGATTTGTACTTGCTTGGTATTTATAGGAACAAGTTGGTTTCTTTGGCCATTATTTTTGAGACCAAATAGAAAAGTTTTAATCAaccagattttgaaaattaataaatGTATTCATGAGACATTAAAGAGAAATGCATATTTATGGAACTTCTTTATGTTGATTCTATATCAGTTAATTAATTGCATCGCATCACATGTTGACTTGGTTTATGAAATTTTGGATATTTCCACGTGTGTGCATGTATGTGACACAATGAAGATTGTGGATATAGTAAAATGAAAGAAATTTAATTTTGAGATGTCAAGAAAAAACATAAGAGTTGAGATATCAGTGAAgaaatgtgcgataaaaacgtAAGAGTTGAGATATTAGACCATGGTGTCTTGACATCTCAAAATtaaatttctttcattttaatggaatttatacgatgttcattttatttgtataattatttgtagaaatattttgcccACTTgataatataaattatcaattaaaaccgttaattaaaagaaaatatgagaTTAAAATTTAGAGCAAAtctttaaacctactcttaaagacagtataatcgagttgactcgtgaacctaacgagtcgaactatgtatagttcaagttcaactCATTTAGTTTAGGAACTTAGTTTTTACCTCATATTCatctcatttggttcatgaacctagttcaacgatttaattttcgaatcaAATTTCAAACTATTTTCGAGTTGGTTCGATTCATTGCCAACCCTAAGAGGAATTAACCTACCGCGTCCAATTATGTCCAATTATACTCGACACTCTCGTTTTAGGTGTTTTTAATGTTAATGTCCTCATATATTatcagaaaatttgaaattttctgaTAATTATCAAAAATTTTGaacaatatcagaaattttgttaaaattattgttttttatcgCGTGgggtaccgaaaatttcaaaatttttggtaGTACTGATGCTTTTTTTCCCTCctgttttttataactttttcttgTATAATAAATTCGGTAAAATAAATATCCgacataatatatataaaattgtcATACAtatatgcataaaaaataaaCTACAATGACTTTTTATACCTTCTATTCGGGTTCAAACCCCGATCTAGGTTAAatataggggtgggaataggccaggccgactaacaggggcctacggcccagcctacataggcctacgtcaggccaggctttttagataaatagaaaaggcctaggcttttttataagcctatttagctaaaaaggctaggccacaggccacataaaaagccttttaagcctaaaaggccgacctatttaaataaatatgaataattttattattattatattatattttttactttaaattaaaaatataaaaaaaaatttagttatcatgaagaaattatgaaaataagatgaaaagaatcttatgaacaatgtcataagttgtttcgataagttctctcaaacaaataatatcacaaaatttatgctactaggtaaactcaaataaactagtacaaacaaacattttatctcgctgatcttttaatttgttagtctatataaagacgagttaaatgacttatttacaaatgttcaaatgaaataggcttttaagtaggctaataggccaatcaggccttcgaaaaggccaggcccaggccaaaaaaataagcatatgataggctacaggccaggcttaggctttgaatattatagcaggccaggctcaggcttggcaaagcctagctcggcccagcctattcccacccctagttaAATATATCCCATGATGCACACaaccatataaaatatttataatattgtcaGTCAATCGTGAACTTTAAATCATCAAAAACATTTAACTTTAATTATAATGACATAAATGTTTGGTTTAAATCCTTACAATATTTATTTGTTAAAGAAATTTAAtcattgattttaatcatttcaaTCCAATATGTTTGTCATTGCATTTATTCAACATAAGACACATTTTAAACTATCATACCTTTGAAAGCATCCCAATACAACACGTCAGCCAAACTTCCTGGGTAGACTAGGACTCGCTTCACGCTCCAATCACATATCTGCACCTTGATAACCATTGGATTATTCTCATGAGCTAAAACTCCCTCCATATCCTTCTTGGAAAAACTAATGGTCATTGAGCCAACCTCTTTCTCAGTCACCAGCTCCTCTGAAACATGTATTACCACCCGAGCGTACCTTTTCCTGGAAGAACTTGTTTCCCCTCTCCCAGCGAAACCACCGACAATGGTGTTGAGTGTATGCCAGGCTACACGAGATTCACGTACCTCTTCGGGTCCTTGCTCTTCTTTTGTGAAGGATTTCCGAGTTAGAGTCGTCACTGGAAGGACTCCTACAATGGAACATCGGTTCATAACATTCGCAATTTAGGGACACCTACTAGCATTAGGGGTGTTTGGCTACTCATAATATTCGAAAGGGTTACAAAATAAAATGTAGATATTACAAAGATTAATCAATTCCGTTGATCTTCAATTGCGGTTGCCCTTGAAGATCGTTCTTCTTCGAAACCCTTGTTAGCTCCCTCTCTTGTGTAATTCTCTCTTCTCTATAATCCAAGATGCCGCCCTTTACCATATAACAAATCTAACTAGCAGTAGGTCTTCCAATTTGCAAGAGAAAGGTCCAAAGTGCCCATAGGATGTCAAAACACTTAAACACTAAAAACAACACATTTTATGTCGCGCGTGccgacacgggccgtgtcaggtgacacaggCACCCATGTTGGCCCTCTTCCTTTATTAAACAAAATTCTATGTTTCAGgcctcctgacacgggccgtgtcaggtgacacgggcaACCGTTTCATGCTTCTGTTTTTTCTTCCCTCGCACCATTTAGCTATCATCCTGACACGGGCTGTGTTAGGTGACACGGGAACCCGTGCCAGGCTTCTGTTCTTGAGAAAATCACACTTTTAACTTCCACAGAATGCACTTAGGCTTAGCATCAATTGCTCGGACTTGTTCTCTTGTACCTGAAACATTAACACTACCAAACTAAGCATAAAAAACACCTTAATTGTTATGTAATTCAAAGCAATGAAATGCAAAATGACCaaacaaaaaaactaaaataaaatacgaaaaaaGATAAAGGATAAAACATTATGTTACCGAAATGATAGACTTTTGCCGAATGATTGATGAAAACGAAGTACAAATGGTAACCGATCACTCCTATTTCCTGTTTGTCCTCTAACATCCTTCATATTCGACAACAGCCTGCCCCTCTGAATTAGAATTTCAATTTCCTACTTAAGCTGGTGGCAGTCTTCCATCTGATTTCCATGTAGCCGGTGAAatgctcaccatgctccttcatctTTATCCATGACCGTATTGGCCATGTACAGACGCCACAATTCACAAAACAAGTTGAGATAATACACTTATTTAAAGATCTCCGCCCTACTGGTATTCAGTGGGGTGTAGTCCTCGTCTTTTCCCGAAGGGCGCCGGGGTGGTGGCCCCTGGACTAGGCGCTCTCTCGGCCCAACTTTATGATAGTCCCTCCACTGCACCACTGTTTCGTCTCTGCACCTCACTCTTTCTTTACTATCTTGAGATTTCTTCTCCATGTTACTTTATTCCCCCTGATATAACATTATTCCCTGGTGATCACCTCATCCATGCTATACACCAGATTTTGCGCCAGGGACTCATTGAACTGTCTAACTCTAAGAACATACTGAAAATCCCCGACGAACATTTCCTGATTCGGGTGAGAATCCTAAATGGTTTCCTCATTGAACCGGGCCAGGAACTCCCTGAGTAAATTCGACTATGCTTGTCGAACATTGAACAGGCTAGTAGTTGCCACCTTACGATGCTTACTTTCCGAGAAGTGTTGCACCATTTTCTTGGTTAGGTCCTGATAGCTAACGACGGAATGACGGGAGGCTCATGTACCACCTTAGAGATACATCTTTGAAGGTTCTAGACATAATCTTGAACTTCAACTAGTCGAAGCCCTAACTATCGCAATTTGGGTGTTGATGGAAATGATGTGTTCGTAAGGATTGGTCTTGCCATCAAAGGAGGCCAACGATGGCAGTTTGAAACTCTCTAGAACTTGGTCGTTCCATATCGCCTTGGAGATTGATTTAGGATCCATAAGGGTTTCTTTTGGGTCTCCATCCCCTTGGCTTTGTGCCTGCAAAGTATGAAAGCTATCTTGTAGATTCTCATTTTGATGTCGCAAGGCTTCAACCACGACCAACAAGTGGGCCATGTCTGGTGGCAGATCTTTGCTGGTGAGTGATGCCACAGACATTTATGAGAacgaaaggaaaaagaaatggTGGTCAGACCTGGGAAAGTTTTACCAGGACCTTGCGGTGGGCGCCAAATGTTCTTGCTAAAAACACTAAAAGGTTGACTTCCTTGCTATTGTTTAAGGAGAAGCGCAAATGTATGTATTTTACGTGTCTTTGTTGTGCTTTTTTTTTACATCCTTTTCTCCTTCAGACGAATGTCTTTATATTGGCCTAGAGCAACACCTTATAGCCACATTTAAGGAGTGCCTTTTAGCGTCCCTATTCATTCATCACCCTGTAGCGTCCATCGTCACCATAATCATCTGTAATAATGCTATGTAATACTTTTTCTTCTATCATCAAGAGCGACAGTTACAACACTCAGGCTTCTACATGTTTCGGGTTCTCTGGCCAACCCCCGAGTACCGGCTCTATATCCGGCTTTAGGGTGGCTTCTCTCGCGCTTGTGTTACTATCTGGCTCCCCAGATACCATCCATCACCCTCCGACTACATACTCAATAGAGGCACACTTGTCTAATCGGATTCGGCTTTCCATACAATATTTAttagttaaataaattttatcattgattttaatcatttcaaTCCAATATGTTTGTCATTGCATTTATTCAACATAAGACACATTTTAAACTATTATAGTACTATAACACCTAGGTAACAAAACCTATATCCTCAACTGTTTAAAAAAAAGGAGCCTTTAGCAGCTCCATAAGACCTTTTTACAGTCCAAGAATTTTACCATAAAGTAGGAGTATAGTTTCTCCTCATTCCTCTTcttcctcctcatcctcatcctcttcTCCCCTTCCTCCTCCTTTATTTCTTCTTTTTGGATTCGTCTTATACTCATTATTAACATGATGCTATGCAGGGTTCTTAGATCATGACATGCTATTCTATGAACTTTTGTAATTTCCTTCCCATGTTCCCCAATTTATGCTCTAGACATTTTTttcttgatacttgtcatgaaaGTCACCACCACAATACTCCTTTTGAATCCACCGTTGAGAATCATAGACCAGATGGTTTCTTTATCTCCATCCTTTAGCCATGATcttaaattgcggttgcggtcATTGCGGTTTTTGCAATACAAATTACGATCGTTGCGGCGTGAAttcatatttaagaaaaaaatattatattatattatttatttttcaatttcacatgtcttctatttcttctctaaattttcatatatttcaTTAACAGTTTGTCATCATTTTGAATATCACTCAtccttttaaaatatatcttaaatCTACGATATAATCAGAAAAGAAGGTAGACCAAATAATTTTTGTGAGCATTGCATAATCTCTTGTTACCTAATGCGGATGATGCAGTGTTATGATGCGGATGTTGCGGTGTTATGATGCGATTTTCTTTGTGATTTGCAATCACACCACAATTACGGCCTGATGCGGATGCAGACATTTCCGCAACTGCAATATTGCGGTCGCATCACGTGATGCGTACTGCAATTTAAAATCACGCCTTCAACAACATAGCTTGGTTCGGGTGCCTTTATTACTTCTTTGTCACCTTCCTCCCATCCAGTAGGTTCGAGTCTCCATCCAAGATTGGAGAAAGACTGTTTCAAATTGAGAGAATGATCGATAATCAAAGCCTCATGGCCCCTTTCTTTCGGATTATGCTTTGCCTCTAATTCTCTATCCAACTCTTGATAGAGTTCTGAATCAACACTTGTATCCCTATCTACATCGTCGATGTTGGAATCGGGCAATGGAATGTTGCAGGAAAAGTCATTGTTCTCAGCCCAAAACCTGAATTTTGCATCATCAAATGCCTCTTTGTTAGCGTTGTCTTCCCAATTCATCACATGGCATGCATATTCATATATCGCTTATCTGTGAACCAAAAGAAGTAAAAAGAATCAAAATAAAGAACCAAACCAAACGAAAGAatgggaaaacaaaaacacacTTTACCATTTCACGACGATGAGATGAGTTTGATATTTTAAAGATTTAATCTGCCAGTAATTAAGTTATGTGTTATTTCTATTACTAATAAATTTATTTGCAAAATGTAAAgtttatttataaattagtttttaatCAACTGGTATTTAAGTGATACTGACATGCAATGTAATATGTTCGATTAAAACATCACTCACTCAACGTCAAAATATTAAtaaccacacctaaagaattgtactaGTTTTGTCCATACTAAAAAGTGAGAAGAAGTGAGAAGAAGAAATTGAAATTGGTCGAAGAACATGATATGAAGCACCGAGAAATTCTTTTAAAATTGTTGACATTTCTTTAAAACTATTTCCTTTTTCCTTCAGCAAACAGTTACTCCCTCTTTCTCTTATTTCTATTTAtccatatatttttttcaaaaattttaagTTCTGAATTATTTATGTATTGTTTCAATTGaaatttcttttattaatttattatattgctaacaaaaatattttatttctgcaGATATCGGGAATTCTACACAACCTTAAACTATTTCTGTTGTTAGGTATAATGTATGTTGCatgttatttatatttcataattgaTTATAATGTTATTAAAACtagaatatattaataaatttgttttattttattgttttaaataattcaataaaatttatttaGATCTCTAACTTAATTTTATGCAACTGTTTGATAAAAATCAAGGTTGTCAAGGGTAAGGATAGATAGAGGAATAAAAAAAGCCCTAAATTGTAAGACCTTAACAATTAAGTCCCTATATGACCCATTTTTTTTAGTCCCTTtactaaatgaatatttttttgccCCCATAATTCAAAGCcccatttttgttttttatgggGCCTAAGTTAAGGCCCCAAAATATAATTTGTTTGAAactaaatgatttgaaaattaaacgatttttttcaaaaatatagaaGTGGACTTTCCGAAACATGGATTTTTTATCGAAAATATAAAACGTCGACTTTTTaaggaaaaatcaattttttgtcgaaaaaatattaaaaatcgaccttttcaaaaattaaacCGATTTTTTATCGAAAAACAAAAGTCTCTTTTTTACGGTAAAAAAccgatttttttcgaaaatataaaaaattaatttttccaaaaatataaaaagtcgacTTTTCCAAAATAAACTCGAATTTTTGTCGAAAATACAAATAGTTGACTTTTTCGacaaaaactcgattttattgaaaaaaatccGAGTTTTtatcgaaaatataaaaagttataTGAATCGTTGACTTTTAAAATAATACGAGTTTTTGTCGAAAATATAAAACATCGTCTTTTCTGTAAAATTACCGACTTTTTGTCGGAAatataaaaagtcaattttttcgaaaaaaattgatttttgtcATAAATATAAAACGTGGACTATTCCGAAAAAAACGATTTTTTGTCGAAAAtctaaaaagtcgactttttccaaaaaaaaatcaattttttgtcaaaaatataaaagtcgactttttcgagaaaaaattggttttttgtcGAAAATATTAAAAGTCGACTTTTccggaaaaaaattgatttttaatgtttGTCGAAAATATAAAAGTCGACTTTTCcgagaaaaaatacattttttttcaaaagtataCAAAAATCGatttttatcaaaactaaaaaaatcaattttttattaaaaataaaagacatCTTCTCAATGAGGACAATGAAAACAGTTGCA
The Vicia villosa cultivar HV-30 ecotype Madison, WI linkage group LG6, Vvil1.0, whole genome shotgun sequence genome window above contains:
- the LOC131614869 gene encoding uncharacterized protein LOC131614869, which gives rise to MASSYNGKPSSDNGFSTVPAWEKKFCASVGSVPWEKLIEGKNNMFIYSNVANWEDSAVKEAFDNAKHRFWAEINGFPSDIPLPDPDMHIDDVDWDASVDPELYLELDRVEEARRNMKEKRKENEILGNSFLLNQSSGSGRGPGPSAWEGKKVIKSFEPHLAGWGWGIKDDNSRRWIPKEQYGGDLDGKHQARNDEKRNWETCEGCKRGRENNDDEMNGGGKRRN